TCTTCGGCTATGTCGGCGGTCTCGCGGAGACGCTGGTTCCGCATTCGCTCGCGATGTGGGCCCTGCTGGCTGTCGGCTTCTGCAACTCGGTCATGTTCCCGTCGATCTTCACGATGGGCATTCAGGACCTTGGTTCGCTGACGAGCAAGGGTTCGAGCCTGATGATCGCCGCGATCGTCGGCGGTGCCATCATCCCGCTCGCTGTCGGCAAGCTGGCCGACCTACATGGACCGCAGCACGCACTCATCCTGCCGATCCTCTGCTACATCTACATCGGGTTCTATGGCCTGGCGAACCTTCGCCGTCCGCCGGCACACGATGGCCTGGTGGCGCTGTCGCAGGAGTAACGCGGACCGCAACACAACCAGCGGCGCAGAGAGCTTTCTCTGCGCCGCTTCTCTTTGCCTAAGGTGACTTCACCAATGAGAGCGAGACGAAGCCGTTCGTTCCACTGCTGACGGCGATGTTCGTCGTGGCGGCCGTGTTCGCGATCGCAAGAGGGATGAGAACCGACTGGCCGTTGCTGTCCGTTACGGCACTCGTCTGCGTGCTGGCAAGTATCGGCGCGGCCGCGCAGCGTCCCTGCGATGGGCAAGGCCCTGCCCAGGCCGTGACCGTCTGTGCGATCGCGATCGGTGCGCCTGCTAAGGGGTGTCCTGAACGATCGACCACACTGAGTGTCACGGGCGCGAAAGCCGCGCTCGTCGCCATGTTCTGCCCTGCTCCGCTGACGATCACCGGTGTCCATTGGCTTGCGTCTACGGCGGTGAGCGTCCAGACCGCGCAGGTACTCGTCCACGCGCAGCCGACGACCTGGGCCGTACCTGCGGCGAGTCCATTCGTGCCCACGCTGAGGTTCGCAGCGCCGCTGTTGCTGGTTATCGAGGCCGACGCGCTCAGCAGCAGGCCGGCGGTCGCGCTCCATTGAACAGAGACTCCCGTTGCGGCGACGCTATCCTGCACCGCATTCAGCGCGATCGGCAGCGTAACGCTCGCGCCCGCAGCGATCCACGCGCTCTGCGGAGTCAGCACAACAGCGCGCACCGGGTCGAGGTCTGTGAGCGTGACCTGCACGCTCGCGCCGCCGGAGAGCTCCGTCGCCGTGAGCGTCACCGCTCCCGCAGCAGTGCCTGCCACGGCGCTCTGCACCACGCCGGTGCTGTCTGAGGTCAAGCTGCAGGCGCTTGCCGCACCGCAGGCCACCAAGGAGGCTCCGCCGGCGGTCACAGCGAGCCTGACGTTCGCGCCTGCGATCGCTGTGACGCCATCTGCGGCGACCACGCGCAGCGCGAATGGCGTGGACGCGGTGATGCCCGTCTCCAGCGATGCGGGTGCGGAGATCTTCAATAGACCGAAGCTCCCCACGCCCGCATACACCAGCGCGCCTGCGATCGCCGTCGTCGCTCCGGTGGTGAGGTCCGCGACCGCAACCTCCACCGGAATCGCAGCGGTCGCCTTCGCCGCGCTGAGGCTCGGAGCGGTCGCGACGATCGTGTTCGCGCTCCAGCTTGTCACCTTTGCCACCACGCCGTTCACCGTGACACGGTTGCCACTGGAGAAGCCCGTGCCGGTGATCGTGATCTGCCCGCCGCTTGCGCTTACGGACGCGGGTGTCACGGCGTCGGCGTACATCAAGCGCGCTTTGTACAGATAATCCGGTCGACCGTCGCCGTAGTAATCCGCAAGCGTCAATCGATAGACGCCGTCGCTTGCTGTGGCTGATACCTTCATCTGCGTCAGCCCGGCGATCGCGCCGTTTTGCGGGACAGGCGCGGTGGCGACGGTGGGTAGCGTGCCGGTTGCATCGCTGCTACGCCATGCGCCCAGCACGATCTGCGCCTTCGCCGCAGAGACAGCGCCCGTCTGGTCTAGCGCGAGCGATTCGTAGGTCCAGCTGTGGCCGCCACGAATCGTCGGCGTGAGCTTCCATGCCGGATAATTCGCTCCGCACAACACATCGCTCCACCAACCTGTGGCGTCGAGCAGCGGTGGTGCGTTCTCCGCGCCATTCGTCGAGGAGTAGCAGGTGGGCAAGCTGTCGAAGAGCTGCAGACCATATTGCTGGTACGGCGCAGAAGTGATCGACCAGTTGTTGATCAACGCGTTGCCCGGCGTCGCAGGAGGACGCTGCATATCGCCGAGAGCGTAGCTGCCGGTGTAGAGAGGATTGACCGCCTCCGTGCGGAGGTTGTTGCCGGACATCGACGCAAGCCCCGGAATGCGGTACAGCGTGAAGAACCCTTGCATGCCAGCATCGCTCGCGCCGGCCAGCAGCGCGGGGCTGGGCGCGCCGGTTACGGGATTGCCCTGGTTCTGCTGGAAGCGAAAGCCCGTGATGCTGGAGACGCTCACGTAGTCTGCGATCGCGGCTCCGACGATCGGTTGCATCGCGAGGTTCACGGCCTCGGCTCCGGTGCCGCCGGAGTCGTGGCCATAGAGCGAGCCGGTAATCTGCACGGCATCGTTCATGCTCGCCAACTTGCCGAGCAACGCATTCGTCGACGCCACGGGATACAACATGCTCAAGGTGCTGAGATCGTCTGCGCGCAGCGTGAACGGGTTCTGCATGCACAGATAGGTATAGGTGCCGCAGAGAACATCGATGGGGTGCATGACCGGCCAGTGCGCCATCTGCGTTGCGGTTGGCGCAGGTGAACCGGTGAAGACATTGTCGTTCGCCTGCGACCAGCCAAGCCCCAGCACACGACCAAAGGCGCGCATCGCCATGTACTGCATCTGCTTCAGCGAGTCTGTGGAAGCGTTGAAGCAGTTGCCGTTGATGAGCATCATCGCGTGCGTGATGTTGCCCGCTGCGCTGAAGCCATCGACGCTTTCGACAACGCCGTTCTGCCGACAGCTGGATGCCACGCTGGCGCCTGCGCCCAGCAGCAGGTTGATCAGCGAGCCGTCCGCGTCGTAGACCACGGCGATGGGCTTAGCCGCAAAGTTCGTCGGCTGCAGGTCCGCAGGAAACACCACGCTCGTGCCGTCGAAGTAAGTGTTCGCACTGCTGACATCTTCGTTCAGCACGCCGCCCTGCGCGAGAGTGAGACTCGCGACAGGAACGTTCCATGTGGCTGCGGCCGCAGCGATGACCGCGTCCGCCTGCGCATGAGTGATCACGCTGTTGAGGTTGCCGGGGTCTGTGAAGTACGCGATGTTCGTGACGCCGAAGGCCATCGGCACTCCCGGCGTCGCGTAGTTCGTCCCCGTCACGAAGCGCGGGTTGCCGGCGCGGGCCTGCAGGGAGACGAGCATGAGCAGCAGCGCCGCGAGGTATTTATTGCGCATCTGCGACTCCTCGCAACGCACGCGGACTGATTGGGATCAACGGCGCGCCTTCGGGCAGATCGAAGAGTACCGGACGCCGCACAATCGGGACTGGAAGCTTGTGCGGCTCCTGCCAGTGAGGGTCGCGGGAACCGCGTACGACCGCGGTAACTTCGTCGAGGGATGCGTACTCGCCCAGCGTGGCGAGAGCAGTGCCTTCCGCTCGCTGCACGCGCGTGGCGAGCCTGCGGACGTCGAGCAGCGGAGCAGAGCTATCAGCCTGCAGGAGCACCGGCACAACGCCTTCGGCTCCATCCACCGGCGTGGAGAGCCCCGCCTCGCTGGGCGCAGCGGCGAAGACCATTGCGCGATCGCCAACGTGATAGCGCTGCATCCCGGGCGGCCAAAGCCCGGCCCACTCGCGCAGTATGTAGCCATCGCCAGAGGACACACCGGTAACGGTGGTGTCCACGCGGAACGCGACCTCCACCACGCCACTTTTGCGCGTGATGGAGATAACCTGACCGACGAAGACGAGTTGCGCGCGGTTCGCGAGGCTGCGCAACGCACCGCCCACGCTGGTGTCCGCGCCTGTATCGGCGCTCTGGCTTGCAAGCTGCGCTCGCAGGGGCAGCGTGAGCAGGCAGCACAGTGCGAGGAGCACGCGCGGCATTCTTCGGTGAAGCATCAGGACACCTCCACCACCTTCTTCGTCGGAAGAACGAGAAGGCTGGTGGAGTGTCGCAGTGCGGCACAGGAGTGGCCGCGCGGGTTACTACGAAATCTGCGGGTAGAACTCGAAGAACGCTTCGGTGCTGTGGCGCAGTTGCGCTTCGATCTGCTCGCGCGTGCCGGAAAGCACGTGCATTGTGACGCGCTCGCTGTTGCCGTTCTTCAGCGCCACCTGCGCCGCTTCCACTGCCTCAACTTCATCTGCGGGCAGCAGCTTCATGCCGTAAATCAAAACCAAGTCAGCCATACGTCGATGCTACGCCTCCGCTCCCGCATTCCGCCGCTCTGAACCCTTTTGCGGGCAGCTACAATCAAAGAGTTATGTCAGAAATCGTTCGCGACACCGTCATCCTTGGTTCTGGCTGCTCCGGCCTCACGGCAGCCATCTACGCCGCCCGCGCTAACCTCAAGCCGCTCGTTCTCGAAGGCCATGAGCCTGGCGGGCAGCTCTCGATCACCACGCTCGTGGAAAACTTCCCCGGCTGGCCCGAGGGCGTGCAAGGCCCGGAACTGATTGAAAACATGAAGAAGCAGGCGACGCGCTTTGGCGCCGAGCTGAAGATGGCGCACCTCACGAGCGCCAACCTGCTCACCTCGCCGTTCGAGTTGCAGGTCGGCAAGGACATCATCAAGACGCGCACGCTGATCATCGCGTCCGGTGCGTCGGCGCGCTGGCTCGGTCTGCCGAGCGAGAAGGCGCTTGTCGGCTTCGGCGTCTCCTCCTGCGCGACCTGCGACGGCTTCTTCGCTTCGGGCAAGGAGATCGCTGTGATCGGCGGCGGTGACTCGGCGATGGAAGAGGCTCTCTTCCTCACGCGTTTCGCCAGCAAGGTCACGCTGATCAACCGCTCGGAGAACTTCAAGGCTTCGCGCATCATGCTTGAGCGCGCTATCGCTCATCCGCAGATCGAGTTCCTTCACAACACCGTCGTGGAAGAGTGCCTCGGTGTGGAAGAGAAGGACCTGAAGGGCCTGAAGCTGCACAACACCAAGACGGACGAGCGCTGGACGCTGCCCGTGCAGTTCATGTTCCTCGGCATCGGTCACGAGCCGAATGCAACGATGTTTTCCGGCCAGATCGACCTCGACGCCGACGGCTATGTGAAGACCGAGCACAACGTCTTCACCACGCGCCAGGGCGTACAGCTTCATGGCGTGTACGCTTGCGGCGACGTGCAGGACCGTCGTTATCGCCAGGCGATCACCGCTGCAGGCACCGGTTGCATGGCTGCGCTCGAAGTCGAAAAGTACCTCGAAGAACTCGGCCGCTAACCGGCGAAGACAAACACGAGGGGCGCACGATGCAGATCGTGCGCCCCTCGTGTTTTTGTGTCGCTTGGCTTAGGACTTCGCGTTCTCCAACGCGGCGATGCGCGCCTGCGCAAGTCGATAACCTGCGGTCGGGCTCATGTAGGTGGAGAGCGAGAACTGGTTCGGCACCACGTGGTGATACGCTCCCAGCGCCGCCTCTCGCTCGCCGTACTGCTCGTAGATGAGCCCCAACGCCAGCCAGACTTCGGAGTTTGGGGTCGTCTGATTCACGGCGGCCATTGCCTTCGCGACGTTATCACGAGCTTCAGCCACGCGTCCCTGCATGGCATAGACACATGCCAACGTATGAAGCTCCGGGAAAGCGGGAGCCTTGGTCAGTTGCACGGCCTGCTGCGCAGCCTTCAAGTCCGCAGCAGTGACGTTCCCCGAGACGACTCCAAGCCATGCCAGGCCGTTCCAGTCGCGGGCCTCTGCCTTGTCGCTGGCTGTGATCTGCTGCATCACCTTGCACGCATCTGCCCAACGCTTTTGATGTTCGAGCGCAAAGGAAAGCTCGCGCAGCAAGACAATATTGTCGGGCTTCTTCTCCAGCCTCGCGCGCAGCAATTTCTCCAACTCAGCGCCTTCGTTCTGGAGCAGGTACGACCGGCAGTACAGACGCAGTGCGGTGTCGGAGTCCGGCTCCGCCGCCAGCAGACGCTCCGCAGCCGGACGCAACACCGCAGCATCTTCCGCTCCAGAAGCCGCCTCCGCCAGAAGCAGGTCGAGGTCCTCCTGACGCGCTCCAGTCGCCTTCTCGCGTGCAGCGGAGACTTCTGCAAGATAGGGCTTGGCGTCGACCGAGCTTGCGATCAGCGAGATCGCAGCCAGTCGCATCGATGCGGTCGAGTTCGCGCCTTCCTTCGTGCTTCCAACGGTCCAGAAACGAGGCAGCAGCGAGCCGCTCAGCACATCGTCGCCACCACCGCGATGCGTCAGATCACGCAGCCAGTCAAGCATCGCGATGGCGCCCTTCGTATCGCCGTGCTCGATCCTTTTCATCACCGCGTTACCGCAGAAGACTTTGTCCTTGTCCTCGCACACCACACGATATGCGTAGCCTTCGTGCGCGACGAACATGTGCGAAGGCTCAGAGCCGCTGATCTGCACGATCACCTTCCAGCCCGTCGCGTCATCGCCCGTAGATTTGAAGGTCACATTGTTTTCGATCAGATCGGCCATCACGCCGGGGGCCATCGAAGACTGGCGCGCAAAGATGCGGATCATGTCCGCGCTGTACATGGACTTGTCGACGTCGAGCGAAAACTCACGATCCGAAACGTATCCGTCACGACTGGTCAACTGCTCCACGTCGGAGCGATTCGCGTTGCCGCGGAACATCAGCGTCATCAACCGCGCCACGGGATAAGCCGGCTCGGACGGCTTCAACGGCTCCGCATCGACGTGCTTGACGTGACGATAGAGCTCGACCTGCCGCCCCAGCGTCGCTGCGTTTGCATCGCCTTCAATCCCTGCGTTGAGGACCTCGGCGGCCTCCGCGTAGTGGGTCGTCTGCGTGAGCAGTGAGCTCGCCGAGCGCAAACTCTGTAGTCGCTCGCGCGTGCCATCGTTCGCACGAGCAGTAGACTCAAGCCCCGCACGCACACCCTTCTCTGAAACCGCAGATGCGATGGCCAGCGAACGGCGCGTGGCATTCGATGGCAGCTTCGCCAACTCTGCGTTCAACTCCTGGAAGCGGCCCGCGAAGTACAACGCGTACAGCATGTTGTCGATCGTCGAGGCGGCAGCTTTCTCTTTGTCTTTATCGATGGTGGCGCGATAGGTTGTCACTGCGCTCGCGAGGTCTGCATCCTTCGCATAGCGGATACCACGAGCGTTGAACTCGTACAGCACAGCGAGATCGAACCGGAAATCATCATTCTCAGGATCGAGTTCAACAGCTTTCTTCATGGCCTGCAGCGCTGCGGGCCGATCAAAGCTGCCGCCGAAGCGCACGCCCATGCTGTCGCGCTCAAGCGCATAGGCCAACACCACTTGGCAGATCGCTTCATTCGGCGCAAGCTCGACAGCCTTGCGTGCCTGTGCCTGGCTCTCTTCGACCAGGCCCAACTCCATGAGCGTGTTCGCCAAACGCGCGTGAGCCAGAGCTTCCGCGGGATGTTCTGTGAGCATCTTGCGCTGCGCTGCGAGCTCGGCTTTCACATCGCCTGCGGCCTTTGCACGCTCGCCCGGAGCATCGAAAAAGAGCGCGATGTAGTCACGCTTCTCCAGCTCAAGCACAGCAGAACGCATGGCCAGAGCTTCCTCGGTCGTCAGTGTTCCGGGGCCGCTGTCGAAGCGAAGTACCGCGTCGATCACATTCGGCTGCGGGCTCTTGTACTCTTCTGTCAGCGTGGCTTTGCCGAGCTGCGTGGTCTTGTTCGGCAGCAAGGTACGTGCGACAAATCCTTCAGGCGCAACTACGTGAACGCGGCGCTCATCGCGGAACGGCATGAAGGAGTAAGTCTTCAAGCGGCTCGCGGTCGCCAGCGTGTAGTCCTTCTTTGCTTCCGCACTCGCGTCGGGGCTCAGCTTTTCGGGCTTAGTGCGGAACCAGCGCGGTAGACGTTGTGTAGCGTAGTTCGCATAGGCCACCGCACCGGAGTCGGTCAGCCCGCTGAGTCCGCGAGACGCCTTCTCCATGTCGAGCGTCAGGGCGAATGGCTGCTGCATATTCATAGCATCGCCGTGCGAAACGCGCTTAAGCTTCTTCGCGAGATACGTATTGTTGGCGTAACGCTCCAATTGCGTATGCAACTCGCCCACGTCCTCACCGGCATAGTCGGAGCGGTACTGTGCATCAATGAAGCCGGTGGTCTGCGAGACCTCCATCACGTGCGATGGACCGTACTGCGGCAGCTCGAAATCGCGCGACTCCACCAGCACGGAGTCCGCGGGGACAGCCACAGGAATCAGCGTCAAAGCCTTCGTATCCGGCGCAATGATCAACGCTTTGCGACCGTGATCGGACCACGGCAGGTTCCCTAACGCGTTGTACTCGGCGGTGGCATCGATCCAGAACGCGGGCTCCTTGCCCGCCGCAGGCACGTACACGATCGCGTGATCGAACTGGGTCAGCCCGGGCTGGTCCTCCTGCACATCCTCGCCACCTTCTACACTCAGCAACGCCAGGTGAGCAGGCACGCCTACAGCGCGCAGCATCGCAACGAGCATGGTGGACTTATCTTTGCAGTCACCGTAGTGACGCTTCAAGGTCTCCGCAGGGCGCTGTGGCGTCAGCTTCGCGCTACCAAACTCCACGCCGGTGTAGCGCACTGACTTATGCAATGCAGCCAGCACGGCGGCGATCTTCGCCGTGCGCTCGGTGGGCAGCGATGCCGGCAGAGCCGACTTCACGTCCTCAAGCACGATCTGCGGCTCGGACAGCGCAGCGTATCCCACGGCCATCGCTTCCCACGAGGCTCCAGTCGAGAAGAAGATGTGCGGACGCACCGACTCATTCGAGTTGAGGTTGATGTCACTGTTGAAGGTCGCCGCCAGCGCGGTCGCCTCATACGTCATGCGATGAATGCCGGCAACGTCTTCGCTCGCCGCACTCACTTTCACATCCGCAGGCAGCTTCACCTGGATGTGCTTGCCGACGGGCGCTTCCACGATCAAACGCGAAGTGGCCACGGGAATTCCCAAGCGGACGGAAAACTGATAATTCCCGCCGGGAGCGAAGTACGGGACCTTCTCTTCTGAGGTCTCGACCTCTTCAACGATCGTGCCCACGCTGATCGCAGGCAGCGGTGCGCGACGAACATGCTCGGAGGAGAAGGTTTCGCTGTCGTCAGCTTTGACCGGCGCGTCGGTGATCGTCTTTTGATCGAGCTCGATAAACCTGCCGTCCGGGGTGAGCACGCGAGCGCGCAACTGCGAAGGCTTCTCGAACCACGGGTCCCACTCCTGCGAAATCTCAGACCAGCCCTTCACCGCCTCCTGGGCGTCGATGCGGAAGACCCTGCGGTGCTCAGTCACACGTGTGCCATCTGCGGCGAAGCGATATCTCGATTCTTCCAACAGGATCTGTGCGTCCCAGTCTGGCGTTACGGCAGCGGCAGCAGAAGCCGCGCGCAACTCCGCCACGGTCGCACTGAAAACGGGGCCGCCCAGCTTGGCGGACGGAGTGCTTTGCGCCTGCAGAACAAGGCAAGAGGAAGACAGCAGCGCAACCGCTGCAACCGGATAGAAACGCAACATCGGAGACCTTCAAAAAATGGAGTGTGCCACCAACATATCAAGCCTTGGCTGCCTATGCGGTGCGCGCACAAACATCTTTTCGTCGCAAACCCCCATCCTGAGCAAGCTGCGGTGCGTCTTATCCATAGAGGTTTTTATGCGCCCATTTCTCGCCGCCGTGTTCTCTGCCGCTCTTGCTTTCTCGACCGTCGCCTGCAACGCACAAATCACGCACGCGCCGCTTCCTGCTGCGAAGCTCGATGACTCGCTCGCAGCCAAGCCGGGTCGCGCTACTGCTGTCTTTGCAGGCGGATGCTTCTGGGGAACGCAGGCCGTCTTCGAGCATGTGAAGGGCGTGATCAAAGTGACGGCCGGATACGCAGGTGGATCGGCTTCGACCGCGACCTACTCGCAGGTGACCACCGAGACGACGAACCACGCGGAGTCGGTCGAGATAGTCTACGATCCGTCAAAGCTCACCTTCGGCCAACTGCTGCGCGTCTTCTTCACCGTGCATGATCCGACGACGCTGAACCGTCAGGGCAACGATGTGGGCACCAGCTATCGCTCGGCGGTCTTCTACACCTCGCCCGAGCAGTTCAAGTTGGCGAAGGCGTACATCGAACAGCTGGCAGCGGCGAAGTCATGGCCGAGCAAGATCGTCACCGAAGTCACTCCGCTCAAGGGTTTCTATGCGGGTGAAGATTATCACCAGGACTACGCGCTGAAGAACCCGAACAATCCTTATATCCTCGTCTGCGATCGCCCGAAGATTGCGACACTCAAGGCGGACTATCCGGAGCTCTATGTCGCGTACAAGGGTGAGTAGCTAGGCTTCCGCTTCTGCGGCGATCGCGGGCGGCTTCGAGGCCTTCGCAGTGGTGACGAGAATCACGCTGCCAAGCACGAAGACGCCGCCGATCAGCGTGCGGATGCTCCATGGCTCGCCGCCGACGAAGTGACCGAGTATGACGGCAACCATGGGGTTCACGTAGGCATAGGTCCCGACCTTCGTCGGGCTTTCACGCGCGAGGAGCCACACGTACGCGGTGAAGCCCGCGATGGATCCCGCGAAGACAAGATACGCCCACCACCACAGCACATTTGCGGGCAGTGCGAAGAGTGAGAAACCGCGCAGGTTTCCCAGCGCGGCGGCGATCAACAATTGAACACTCCCCCCCACAAGCATCTGCGCGCCGCTGCTCACGCCTTTCGATGCGGGTAGCGTGACCTTGCGCGAGACGATGCTGCCCAAAGCGAAACATAGCGCAGAGCCGAGCAGAGCGCAGGCGCCGATGAAGGTGATCGGCGCTTCACCCGGTGCTCCCAAGCGCAGCGAGAGTACGGCGACACCGGTGAGTCCTAGCAGCAGCGCGGTCAGGAGTTTCGCGGTCAAACGTCGTGTCTGCAGGATGAAGACTTCGCCCATCGCGATGAAGAGCGCGATGGTGGAGATGACGACGCTCGCCAGCCCTGAAGGTACGCGCGCCTCTGCCCAGAAGAGCAAGCCGTAGTTGCCGACGAAGATGATGAGCGCCACGATCGTGATGCCCTGCCATTCCTTCGCGGTCGGCCACTTGGCACCGCGCAGCATCTGCCACGCGAAGAGCAGGACACCTGCGGCGAAGAAGCGCATCGCCGCGAAGAGGATCGGCGGTACAGCGAGCACGCCCACGCGGATTGCGTAGAACGTCGAACCCCAGATGAAGTAGATTGCCGCAAACGCCAGCAGCGTCCTCCAAAGCGGTGCGTGCTCGTGTTGCGCGTTAGACATATTGCGATCCTACCTGCAGGCCTTTGCGACGCACGATACGATCGCAGTGCTCGCTCAGGCCGACGAGCTCGAAGCTCTTCCCTTCGGCACGATACTTCCTGGCGACACCGTCGATCGCTTCCAAAGCAGACGCATCCATCACGCGCGCATTTTCGAAGACGAGCACCACGCGCTGCGGATCAGTCTTCGGCGCAAACATGCGCGTGAACTGCGTGGCCGACGCGAAGAACAAGGTGCCGTCGAGATAATAAACCTTGCGATCTTCGTTCTCTTCTGTCGTGATCTCGAGGTCCTTCGCGTGGTCCCACGCGAAGACCAGTGCCGAGATGACGATGCCGGCCACCACTGCAACAGCGAGGTTCGTGAGCACCGTGACGAGCGTGACGACGATCATCACAAGCGTGTCATGCCCCGGCACCTTGCGCAGAGTGGTGAGGCTCTTCCAGTTGAACGTCTCGAAGCTCACCACAAACATCACGCCGACGAGCGCCGCGAGTGGAATGCGCTCGATCCAATGCGAGCCCCACAGGATGAACGACAGCAGGAAGAGGCCCGCCGCGATGCCCGACCAGCGCTTACGTCCACCCGCGTTGAGGTTGATGATGCTCTGCCCGATCATGGCGCAACCGCCCATGCCACCGAAGAGCGCACCGACGGCGTTGCCGAATCCCTGCGACATCGACTCACGATTTGGTCGGCCTCCGGTCTCGGTGATCTCGTCGATGAGGTTCAACGTGAGCAGTGTTTCTACGAGGCCGATCGTTGCGAGCACGAGCGCATACGGCAGACAGATCTTCAACGTCGCGAAGGTATACGGCACCGCCGGGATGTGAAAGCTCGGCAAGGAGCCGTGGATGGAGGCGAGGTCGCCGACCGTGCGTGTGTGAACGTGTAGCGCGAAGGCCACAGCCGTTGCAGCGAGAATGCCCGCAAGCGCTGAGGGGATCGCCTTCGTCAGCTTCGGCAGCAACACCGTCACGAGCGCGGTGACGGCGATCAAGCCAAGCATCGTCAGCAGCGGCGCGGTCGGTAGCCAATGGCCGCCTTCATGCAGATGCTGCAACTGCGCCGAGCCGATGATGATGGCGAGACCGTTGACGAAGCCGAGCATCACCGAGTGCGGAACCATGCGAATGAGTTTGCCAAGGCGAAACCATGCGAAGGCCATCTGGAGGATGCCTGTGAGGACGATCGTGGCGAAGAGATACTCGACGCCGTGCTGCATGACGAGTCCTGCGCTTACGACCGCCATCGAGCCTGCTGCGCCGGA
Above is a genomic segment from Granulicella cerasi containing:
- a CDS encoding EamA family transporter — protein: MSNAQHEHAPLWRTLLAFAAIYFIWGSTFYAIRVGVLAVPPILFAAMRFFAAGVLLFAWQMLRGAKWPTAKEWQGITIVALIIFVGNYGLLFWAEARVPSGLASVVISTIALFIAMGEVFILQTRRLTAKLLTALLLGLTGVAVLSLRLGAPGEAPITFIGACALLGSALCFALGSIVSRKVTLPASKGVSSGAQMLVGGSVQLLIAAALGNLRGFSLFALPANVLWWWAYLVFAGSIAGFTAYVWLLARESPTKVGTYAYVNPMVAVILGHFVGGEPWSIRTLIGGVFVLGSVILVTTAKASKPPAIAAEAEA
- a CDS encoding SulP family inorganic anion transporter — encoded protein: MSENNSVSWGVVQREVLAGLTSALSLVPEVVGFALVAHVNPLTGLYAAFIICLAAAILGGRPGMISGAAGSMAVVSAGLVMQHGVEYLFATIVLTGILQMAFAWFRLGKLIRMVPHSVMLGFVNGLAIIIGSAQLQHLHEGGHWLPTAPLLTMLGLIAVTALVTVLLPKLTKAIPSALAGILAATAVAFALHVHTRTVGDLASIHGSLPSFHIPAVPYTFATLKICLPYALVLATIGLVETLLTLNLIDEITETGGRPNRESMSQGFGNAVGALFGGMGGCAMIGQSIINLNAGGRKRWSGIAAGLFLLSFILWGSHWIERIPLAALVGVMFVVSFETFNWKSLTTLRKVPGHDTLVMIVVTLVTVLTNLAVAVVAGIVISALVFAWDHAKDLEITTEENEDRKVYYLDGTLFFASATQFTRMFAPKTDPQRVVLVFENARVMDASALEAIDGVARKYRAEGKSFELVGLSEHCDRIVRRKGLQVGSQYV